In Vanrija pseudolonga chromosome 4, complete sequence, a single window of DNA contains:
- the stcW gene encoding Putative sterigmatocystin biosynthesis monooxygenase stcW, whose protein sequence is MGDTTQPPPPPREGHAIRECREYKVIFIGAGLLGIHFAARIQQYGLGIKPVVYERNPDVGGTWYNNTYPGVACDVPSHGYTLSWAPWSGWSRFQAPGADCQRYAEFAASKTNIRDITRFNTRVLSATWNEAKAEWELELEDVNTGEKFKDSAPVLINGSGLLSQPSTPKLKGMESFKGRQFHSATWNKTPTSEFKGQRVALVGAGSSSLQILPEIQKEAAHVDQYIRSETWVVTPFGADARAEQWGLDFMQALTSDDPRFANPHYTDEHKETFRTSPDEVQKHRKAILNTTNKMFTDGITEIVSPHREAAEALYVQMTTEKLAKKPELLPLFLPKWSIGCRRLTPAVGYFQAITADNVDVVRSSVTEVTPTGLIDADGKLREYDAIIWATGFDTTFYPSFSVKGRNGTPLFKEEARAYLTAHAEDMPNYFTVAGPGLMSFNGDFLGGLERILDHILRFVFKLQRERYQSVCVHSDAVIDFTAYLDEYLKRTVHTQPCSSWYKNGSKDGKVRAIWCGTSLHLFDALLQPCWEEFEWTRYPDERQGKERFNWIGNGRTHAELHGGDWSWYVPKVDADNIVIPTATDQTPLHELYNF, encoded by the coding sequence atgGGCGACACGACACaacccccacctcctccgcgcgAGGGGCACGCCATCCGCGAGTGCCGCGAGTACAAGGTCATCTTTATCGGGGCGGGCCTGCTCGGCATCCACTTCGCCGCCCGCATCCAGCAGTACGGGCTTGGCATCAAGCCGGTGGTGTACGAGCGCAACCCGGACGTCGGGGGCACCTGGTACAACAACACATATCCCGGCGTGGCGTGCGATGTGCCTTCGCACGGGTACACTTTGTCCTGGGCGCCGTGGAGCGGGTGGTCGCGCTTCCAGGCGCCCGGGGCCGACTGCCAGCGGTATGCCGAGTTCGCTGCGTCCAAGACCAACATCCGCGACATCACACGCTTCAACACGCGCGTGCTGAGCGCCACGTGGAACGAGGCCAAAGCCGAGtgggagctcgagctcgaggacgtgaACACCGGCGAGAAGTTCAAGGACTCGGCGCCCGTGCTCATCAACGGCTCGGGGCTGCTCTCGCAGCCGAGCACGCCAAAGCTCAAGGGCATGGAGAGCTTCAAGGGCCGCCAGTTCCACTCGGCGACGTGGAACAAGACCCCGACAAGCGAGTTCAAGGGGCAGCGcgtggcgctcgtcggcgccggctcgtcgtcgctccagATCCTGCCCGAGATCCAGAAGGAGGCGGCCCATGTCGACCAGTACATCCGCTCCGAGACGTGGGTCGTGACGCCgttcggcgccgacgcgcgcgccgagcagtGGGGGCTCGACTTTATGCAGGCGCTCACGAGCGACGACCCGCGCTTCGCCAACCCGCACTACACGGACGAGCATAAGGAAACGTTCCGCACCAgccccgacgaggtgcagaAGCACCGCAAGGCGATTCTCAACACGACCAACAAGATGTTCACGGACGGAATCACGGAGATCGTGTCCCCGCaccgcgaggcggccgaggcgctgtaCGTCCAGATGACGACGGAGAAGCTCGCCAAGAAGCCCGAGCTGCTTCCACTCTTCCTGCCCAAGTGGTCGATCGGGTGCCGCCGACTCACCCCCGCCGTGGGCTACTTTCAGGCCATCACggccgacaatgtcgacgtcgtgcgctCCAGCGTGACCGAGGTGACGCCCACGGGGCTCATCGACGCGGAcggcaagctgcgcgagtACGACGCGATCATCTGGGCGACGGGGTTCGACACAACATTCTACCCGTCCTTCAGCGTCAAGGGGCGCAACGGCACCCCCTTgttcaaggaggaggcgcgcgcaTACCTCACCGCACACGCCGAGGACATGCCCAACTACTTCACGGTTGCTGGGCCGGGGCTCATGTCGTTCAACGGCGACTtcctcggcgggctcgagcgGATCCTCGACCACATTCTGAGGTTCGTCTTCAAGCTCCAGCGCGAACGGTACCAGTCGGTGTGCGTGCACAGCGACGCCGTGATCGACTTCACCGCCTACCTCGACGAGTACCTCAAGCGCACTGTGCACACGCAgccctgctcgagctggtaCAAGAACGGCTCgaaggacggcaaggtgcGCGCCATCTGGTGCGGCACGTCGCTCCACCTCTTCGATGCGCTCCTCCAGCCCTGCTGGGAGGAGTTCGAGTGGACGCGATACCCCGACGAGCGGCAGGGCAAGGAGCGCTTCAACTGGATCGGCAACGGCCGCacccacgccgagctgcatGGCGGCGACTGGTCATGGTATGTGCCGAAGGTGGACGCGGACAACATTGTCATCCCGACGGCGACCGACCAGACGCCCCTGCACGAGCTATACAACTTCTAG
- the bag_0 gene encoding IgA FC receptor produces the protein MATPPAFAAGLQPPLSAMRSTLPQPPPFEWQPTEVPFYARRPPPFIRVRALGHVLARLGMTEEEALAMGSRYSNWFIEALERGEWRRFAPQGVVYPHQPVYAEPAVKDERDRSATPEPRAAGAYMYDDEPPVKREPRSPSPAVKEEPGAPYVKQERATPEVKTQPESPKVKTEPASPKVKLEPTSPKVKQEPRTPHASPPPVPARTPGEIITAAALRAAEEVSASMLSGDWRAITPQTVALNIVYEVLSERDSVRREGTRRSFRKWMRARIASIKAAAEDAATLPAPPCPFDQAKRLCLVALEVTFCLGRDAADGWPEYARRPFDVARLGAYAA, from the exons ATGGCCACCCCACCAGCCTTCGCAGCAGGCCTACAGCCCCCCCTCTCCGCCATGCGCAGCACGctcccccagcccccgcctTTCGAATGGCAGCCTACAGAAGTCCCCTTctacgcccgccgcccgccgccgttcaTCCGCGTCCGCGCGCTGGGGCACGTGCTCGCGCGTCTCGGCAtgacggaggaggaggcgctcgccaTGGGGTCGCGGTACAGCAACTGGTTTATCGAGGCGCTTGAGCgtggcgagtggcgccgGTTCGCTCCCCAGGGGGTGGTGTACCCACACCAGCCGGTGtacgccgagccggcggtTAAGGACGAGCGTGACCGCTCTGCGACTCCCGaaccgcgcgcggcgggggcatacatgtacgacgacgagccgcccgtCAAGCGTGAGCCGCGCTCCCCGAGCCCCGCGGTCAAGGAGGAGCCTGGTGCCCCTTATGTCAAGCAAGAGCGGGCCACGCCAGAGGTCAAGACTCAGCCTGAATCACCAAAGGTCAAGACGGAGCCAGCCTCGCCGAAGGTCAAGTTGGAACCCACCTCGCCAAAAGTCAAGCAAGAGCCCCGCACCCCGCACGCTTCCCCTCCTCCAGTTCCCGCTCGCACCCCAGGTGAAATCATCACCGCAGCAGCCCTACGCGCAGCAGAGGAAGTCAGCGCGTCAATGCTAAGCGGCGACTGGCGCGCCATCACCCCGCAAACAGTGGCCCTGAACATCGTGTATGAAGTGCTGAGCGA GCGCGACAGCGTACGCCGCGAGGGAACACGGCGCAGTTTCCGCAAGTGGATGCGCGCGCGTATTGCGTCTatcaaggccgccgcggaggAT GCCGCcaccctccccgccccgccgtgTCCTTTCGACCAGGCCAAGCGTctctgcctcgtcgcgctcgaggtcaccTTCTGCCTTGgtcgcgacgcggcggacggcTGGCCGGAgtacgcgcgccgcccgttCGACGttgcgcggctcggcgcgtaTGCCGCGTAG